From the genome of Ammoniphilus sp. CFH 90114, one region includes:
- the liaF gene encoding cell wall-active antibiotics response protein LiaF produces MNRSRTTRYFLGLIIIFTGIGILFHTLGIMDFHPGKLFPFLVLYFAVRLLERGRKILGGILFLFGSLFFLDAWLSIRIGDLIGFALSFAIIYWGYQFIRSKKKEIELPPASIPHHSMDEQVEEKQEQQPSPRQGGPSYTMGSPEMKQSLIGNLFLTGNRWELRDMNIWHGIGEVKLDLSRALIHNGESVVMISGWIGDIDIYVPYDLDISLIANVNVGDIDVFGNKQGGLNRTVTLTTSNYQNAEKRVRIIVNLLIGDIDITYV; encoded by the coding sequence ATGAACCGCTCACGCACGACGCGATACTTCTTAGGACTTATCATTATATTTACCGGTATTGGAATCTTATTTCACACCTTAGGCATCATGGACTTTCATCCCGGGAAACTGTTTCCTTTCCTTGTACTCTATTTTGCTGTTCGTTTATTGGAGCGGGGAAGAAAGATATTGGGAGGCATCCTATTTCTGTTTGGTTCCTTGTTTTTCCTAGATGCGTGGCTGTCTATACGGATCGGAGATCTTATTGGTTTTGCCCTTTCTTTTGCTATTATCTATTGGGGCTATCAGTTTATACGCTCAAAAAAGAAGGAAATCGAACTTCCTCCTGCCTCGATCCCACATCATTCTATGGATGAACAAGTAGAGGAAAAACAAGAACAACAACCTTCCCCACGACAAGGTGGGCCATCTTATACTATGGGCTCCCCCGAGATGAAGCAATCGCTCATCGGGAACCTCTTCTTAACAGGAAATCGATGGGAACTTAGAGATATGAACATTTGGCATGGGATTGGAGAAGTTAAACTCGATCTTTCTCGTGCATTAATACACAACGGAGAAAGTGTAGTCATGATAAGCGGATGGATCGGGGATATCGATATTTACGTTCCTTATGATCTCGATATTTCCTTAATCGCCAATGTTAATGTCGGGGATATTGATGTATTTGGGAATAAGCAAGGTGGCTTGAATCGAACTGTCACGTTAACGACTTCCAATTACCAGAATGCAGAAAAACGGGTTCGCATTATCGTCAACCTTCTCATAGGCGATATCGATATCACCTACGTGTAG
- a CDS encoding sensor histidine kinase, producing the protein MPGTEKKLTNIQWQFMRHAMWGSLGAATLGGLFFSLIWYQTEELVSLREWAYQAWEWSIPPFPGFLVISIMFIILWVVAIVIGSSFGYIYGNLLKKRIEILLHSAMKLERGNLTIRIPDLGDDEIGQLARQLNDMTIRFQQQVASLQRLSAHNAELTDQVKQAAIVEERQRLARELHDAVSQQLFAISMTMAALKRTLAQDPDKASRQAELVEEMAAAAQSEMRALLLHLRPAHLEGKMLRQGVEDLLRELQAKHSLAFHWSLEELPSMPKGMEDHLFRILQEALSNTLRHAKAQRVEIKLVVIENNLRLKITDDGIGFSLDKDRKASSYGMALMHERVAEIGGVLNISSAPGQGTLIEVTIPLIMGRGSEESVNEQND; encoded by the coding sequence ATGCCTGGAACTGAAAAAAAATTAACGAACATCCAATGGCAATTCATGCGTCATGCCATGTGGGGCTCCTTAGGTGCAGCTACTTTAGGCGGACTTTTCTTTTCTCTGATATGGTACCAAACCGAAGAACTAGTTTCTCTGCGCGAGTGGGCTTATCAAGCTTGGGAATGGAGCATCCCCCCCTTCCCTGGATTTCTGGTTATTAGTATCATGTTTATCATTTTGTGGGTCGTTGCCATCGTTATAGGAAGCAGCTTCGGGTACATTTACGGTAATTTATTAAAAAAGAGAATCGAGATCCTATTACACTCTGCAATGAAACTAGAACGTGGGAATCTAACTATTCGAATCCCTGACTTAGGTGACGATGAGATCGGGCAGCTCGCCCGCCAACTCAATGACATGACGATTCGCTTTCAACAGCAAGTGGCATCATTACAACGACTGTCCGCCCATAATGCAGAATTGACAGATCAAGTGAAACAAGCGGCTATTGTGGAAGAACGTCAGCGATTAGCCCGAGAGCTTCACGATGCGGTAAGCCAACAGCTCTTTGCCATCTCTATGACCATGGCCGCACTAAAACGAACACTAGCCCAGGACCCTGATAAAGCTAGCCGACAGGCCGAATTAGTAGAAGAAATGGCCGCAGCAGCCCAATCCGAAATGAGAGCTCTTCTCCTCCATCTCCGTCCGGCACACCTAGAAGGAAAAATGCTCCGTCAAGGCGTTGAAGATCTTCTTCGTGAACTTCAAGCCAAACACTCTTTAGCCTTTCACTGGTCCTTAGAAGAACTCCCCTCCATGCCCAAGGGAATGGAGGACCATTTATTCCGTATTCTGCAAGAAGCCTTATCTAATACACTACGTCATGCGAAAGCTCAACGAGTAGAAATCAAGTTAGTCGTCATCGAAAATAATCTGCGCTTGAAAATTACAGATGATGGTATTGGTTTTTCCTTAGACAAAGATCGTAAAGCCTCCTCCTATGGTATGGCTCTCATGCATGAACGAGTCGCTGAGATTGGGGGCGTACTGAATATCTCATCTGCCCCTGGGCAAGGAACATTGATTGAGGTAACCATCCCTTTAATCATGGGAAGAGGAAGCGAGGAAAGCGTGAATGAACAAAATGATTAA
- a CDS encoding response regulator transcription factor, whose amino-acid sequence MIKVLLVDDHEMVRMGLAAYLSTEDDIEVVGEAGNGAEGVKLADQTKPDVILMDLVMDGMDGIEATKQIRSIHPEGKVIVLTSFIDDEKVYPVIEAGAFSYLLKTARAPEIVQAIRQAHQGMPVLESQVAGKIMNRFRQGESKALPHEQLTARELEVLRLIGEGKSNQDIAEELFIGIKTVKTHVSNILGKLDVEDRTQVAIYAHRQGLCK is encoded by the coding sequence ATGATTAAAGTACTTCTCGTCGATGATCATGAGATGGTCCGGATGGGACTAGCTGCTTATCTATCTACAGAAGACGATATTGAGGTCGTCGGTGAAGCGGGCAACGGAGCTGAAGGGGTTAAACTCGCAGATCAGACGAAGCCTGATGTAATCCTTATGGACCTTGTCATGGATGGTATGGACGGAATTGAAGCTACAAAACAAATTCGTTCAATTCATCCTGAGGGAAAAGTTATTGTCCTTACCAGCTTTATTGACGATGAGAAAGTGTATCCCGTTATTGAAGCTGGGGCCTTTAGTTACCTGTTAAAGACAGCGCGGGCGCCAGAGATTGTTCAAGCCATCCGCCAAGCTCATCAAGGCATGCCTGTTTTAGAATCCCAGGTGGCAGGAAAGATCATGAATCGCTTCCGTCAGGGAGAAAGCAAAGCCCTCCCCCATGAACAATTAACCGCACGCGAGTTAGAGGTCCTTAGGTTAATTGGCGAAGGAAAATCGAACCAGGACATTGCTGAAGAATTATTTATTGGGATTAAAACCGTAAAAACACATGTCAGTAATATTTTAGGTAAGCTAGATGTTGAAGATCGCACTCAAGTCGCCATTTATGCTCACCGACAAGGACTTTGCAAGTAA
- a CDS encoding CAP domain-containing protein, with protein MLLKPFIIPTLLLSLALSGCGTTTQGALPAEKPPVNVQNTGNAARIQNAQAPSGNAGQTNQWQWQVIPWQPNQQQAAPWQPAPRQGTQPPAQQQPAQAPTTPAPNASVTLSAAEQQMLTLVNQERQRNGLSALTAHPELTRLARVKSQDMITGNYFSHQSPTHGSPFDMIRNAGVSFSTAGENIAGNQSVDGAHTALMNSPGHRANILSNEYSHIGIGIVSGGAYGNMFTQMFIKP; from the coding sequence ATGTTGCTAAAACCATTTATCATACCCACTCTACTTCTTAGTTTAGCACTTAGCGGCTGTGGTACGACGACACAAGGGGCTCTACCTGCCGAGAAACCACCGGTTAATGTGCAGAATACAGGCAATGCGGCCAGAATACAGAATGCTCAAGCTCCTTCTGGGAATGCAGGACAAACCAATCAATGGCAATGGCAGGTCATTCCTTGGCAACCTAATCAGCAACAAGCTGCACCGTGGCAGCCAGCTCCTAGACAGGGGACACAGCCTCCTGCTCAGCAGCAACCGGCACAAGCACCAACGACACCAGCTCCCAATGCATCTGTGACCTTATCTGCAGCAGAACAACAGATGCTGACTTTAGTCAATCAGGAGCGCCAGCGCAATGGATTAAGCGCTCTAACTGCTCATCCAGAACTCACACGCTTAGCGCGTGTCAAGTCACAGGACATGATTACAGGGAATTACTTTTCCCATCAGTCTCCTACTCACGGATCCCCCTTTGACATGATAAGGAATGCGGGAGTAAGCTTCTCGACAGCTGGAGAAAATATAGCCGGTAACCAATCCGTAGATGGAGCCCATACCGCTCTCATGAATTCTCCAGGCCACCGTGCGAACATCCTAAGCAACGAATACAGCCATATCGGAATTGGGATTGTCTCGGGTGGAGCTTATGGGAATATGTTTACACAGATGTTTATTAAGCCGTAG
- a CDS encoding CHRD domain-containing protein: MRNFFARLRGSEEVPPVVTRATGRARFRLSRDRRRLHYVLEVENIRRTTEAHIHLGRRRENGPVVAFLFGPLRRGVTVRRGVVRGTITAADLVGPLAGRSLAALIREMRLGNTYVNVHTVQNPAGEIRGQIVRLRDDDNRRRRRRRRRRGGGDSDCG, encoded by the coding sequence TTGCGAAACTTTTTTGCACGTCTAAGAGGCTCGGAAGAAGTACCTCCTGTCGTAACCAGAGCGACAGGAAGAGCTAGATTTCGTCTAAGTCGTGACCGCCGAAGACTTCATTATGTTCTGGAAGTGGAAAATATCCGCAGGACAACAGAAGCTCATATCCACCTTGGCAGAAGACGAGAAAACGGTCCGGTTGTGGCTTTCCTTTTTGGTCCTTTAAGAAGGGGAGTTACGGTTCGTCGCGGAGTGGTGCGCGGTACGATTACAGCTGCTGATCTTGTTGGACCGTTAGCAGGACGTTCACTAGCTGCGTTAATCCGAGAAATGAGGCTGGGAAATACGTATGTCAATGTGCATACGGTACAAAATCCTGCTGGAGAAATTAGGGGGCAAATCGTACGTCTTCGTGATGACGACAATCGCCGTCGTAGACGCAGGAGACGCAGACGTGGTGGCGGAGACAGCGATTGTGGATGA